From Sulfurovum xiamenensis, a single genomic window includes:
- a CDS encoding trans-sulfuration enzyme family protein, with translation MNNPTDFDYFNTLLVQNVGSRVGAIAPTITPSAAYGYENAEEAEGIFAAQVNKPLYARVGNPTNAKLEAIVAKMEGGFGAIATSSGMGAISMVCSAFLSAGDELLCIGGFFGGTYSLVNETLARFGISNTFCTVDDFEHIEATLQRGIKMVLFESVGNPSLTLPDIQRIIDLCNKYETLVMIDNTATPLLVRPLEMGADISVHSSTKNMSGHSAALGGIAVFRAVKEEGDKLLNPKYADVHKIVKKMGEKAFIPICKKRAIRDFGMTANAFGSFMTMIGLETLSLRVERINKSVETVAALLDEKLPDGVSVNHPSLVSSPDHARYKSDFAQGCGPLLTLDCGTKERAFTLLNKLNLVIQTANIGDNRTLALHMTSTIYSDFDEETRKFLGVHEGLIRVSIGLEDPKAIAEDFLQAANAL, from the coding sequence ATGAACAATCCCACTGATTTTGACTACTTCAATACCTTACTTGTACAAAATGTAGGTTCAAGAGTAGGCGCTATTGCACCTACGATCACCCCATCTGCAGCGTATGGCTATGAAAATGCCGAAGAGGCAGAAGGTATATTTGCTGCCCAGGTCAATAAGCCACTTTATGCTAGAGTAGGTAATCCGACCAATGCCAAATTGGAAGCTATCGTAGCGAAGATGGAGGGCGGATTTGGTGCCATTGCCACCTCTTCAGGTATGGGTGCTATCTCTATGGTCTGCAGTGCTTTTTTATCTGCTGGAGATGAATTGCTTTGTATCGGTGGATTCTTCGGGGGAACCTATTCTCTGGTCAACGAAACTTTGGCACGTTTCGGTATTAGCAATACTTTTTGTACCGTAGACGATTTCGAACATATTGAAGCAACACTTCAGCGCGGGATCAAGATGGTTCTTTTTGAGTCTGTAGGAAACCCAAGCCTTACCCTTCCTGATATACAGCGTATTATAGACCTCTGTAACAAGTATGAAACCTTGGTCATGATAGACAATACTGCGACGCCACTTCTGGTTAGACCGCTGGAGATGGGTGCGGACATCTCTGTGCACTCCTCAACCAAAAATATGTCTGGACACTCAGCTGCACTAGGTGGTATAGCTGTTTTCAGAGCTGTAAAAGAAGAGGGGGATAAACTGCTGAACCCGAAATATGCAGATGTACACAAAATAGTGAAAAAGATGGGAGAAAAAGCATTTATACCTATCTGTAAAAAACGTGCTATCCGTGACTTTGGTATGACTGCCAATGCCTTTGGTTCATTTATGACCATGATAGGATTGGAAACACTCTCACTCAGAGTAGAGAGGATCAATAAAAGTGTGGAAACTGTCGCAGCACTGCTTGATGAAAAACTGCCTGATGGGGTAAGCGTAAACCACCCGTCATTAGTATCAAGCCCAGATCATGCACGATACAAATCAGACTTTGCACAGGGGTGCGGCCCACTACTCACTCTAGACTGTGGCACAAAAGAACGGGCATTTACACTCCTTAACAAACTGAATCTTGTGATACAAACTGCGAACATAGGGGACAATAGAACACTAGCATTGCATATGACAAGTACCATTTATAGTGATTTTGATGAGGAGACCCGTAAATTTCTAGGTGTACATGAAGGATTGATCCGTGTTTCCATAGGCCTTGAAGATCCTAAGGCCATTGCAGAAGACTTTTTACAAGCAGCAAATGCACTGTAA
- a CDS encoding CAP domain-containing protein yields the protein MFLRFSLFLMFLLVSLEAKSEDGGLNYLNMMREKSGLIKLKTNKALHNAAASHAHYLIQHQRNGHYETKGTSAYTGSTPSQRVVQAGYPSTFVMENVSINTVGQKKSIDNLFSAIYHRLVFLNFDKDEIGLGVSSSKKKRQVKHAYVYNLGSSGIAELCSRPFTLTRGVYYMTEICKQSSKMVPQSLFEETKNNVRRKNSEIIVYPYAEQTDIWPAFYNESPDPLPGYAVSGFPLSVQFNPVYHTHVRLQSFRLFDENGQEIKETKILQYNNDPNHILTKLEFVLMPLKRLEFDTKYIAVFEGIANGTKVKKLWKFRTAKPEGKLYRVSRTKTTLAVKAGSSAILYMVPDSRKDILHSYRSRGGINASFLDQNTLKVTFPKRRSSGRVSLDFGKKKVFFDVQ from the coding sequence ATGTTTCTGCGCTTTTCTCTGTTCCTCATGTTTTTGTTGGTTTCTCTTGAAGCCAAGAGTGAAGATGGAGGACTTAACTATCTCAATATGATGAGAGAAAAGAGTGGTCTTATTAAACTTAAAACCAATAAAGCTTTACACAATGCAGCTGCTTCTCACGCCCACTATCTCATACAGCATCAAAGAAATGGACATTACGAAACAAAGGGAACTTCAGCATATACAGGTAGTACACCTTCTCAGCGTGTAGTGCAAGCAGGGTATCCTTCCACATTTGTGATGGAAAATGTCTCTATTAATACCGTAGGTCAGAAAAAATCCATTGACAATCTTTTTTCCGCGATCTACCATCGTTTAGTATTTTTGAATTTTGATAAAGATGAGATAGGTTTGGGGGTTTCCTCCAGCAAGAAAAAAAGACAAGTGAAACATGCCTATGTCTATAATTTGGGTTCTTCAGGTATTGCAGAGCTTTGCAGCAGGCCCTTTACTTTGACACGTGGTGTCTACTATATGACAGAGATTTGCAAACAGAGTAGCAAGATGGTACCTCAGTCACTTTTTGAAGAAACAAAAAATAACGTAAGACGAAAAAACAGCGAGATCATAGTCTATCCATATGCTGAACAGACTGATATCTGGCCTGCATTTTACAATGAATCTCCAGACCCACTGCCTGGTTATGCCGTCAGTGGTTTTCCTCTTTCTGTGCAGTTCAATCCTGTCTATCATACGCATGTAAGGTTGCAATCTTTTCGTTTATTTGATGAAAATGGACAAGAGATCAAAGAGACCAAGATCCTGCAGTACAACAATGATCCTAACCATATTTTGACCAAATTGGAATTCGTACTTATGCCATTGAAAAGATTGGAGTTTGATACAAAGTATATTGCAGTCTTTGAAGGTATTGCCAATGGGACTAAAGTCAAAAAACTTTGGAAATTCAGGACAGCAAAGCCTGAAGGAAAACTATACAGGGTGAGTAGGACTAAGACAACATTGGCTGTAAAGGCAGGTTCATCAGCCATACTTTACATGGTTCCGGACTCCAGAAAAGATATCTTACACAGTTACCGGTCCAGGGGAGGTATCAATGCCTCATTCCTGGATCAAAAT
- a CDS encoding DUF4395 domain-containing protein gives MSPSCPISTRRVDANMVRMISFQVALFTLLFLITQQSFFAWVILFDFFMRALRLSNFSLFQIIGKFVLKGWGVAPKLCDESPKRFALYLGLVTSLIIVVFYFAGFILFATVVAVILLICALLETVFDFCIGCKLYYAIQIGKGLLGNDRNIQ, from the coding sequence ATGTCTCCAAGTTGTCCGATATCTACAAGAAGAGTTGACGCTAATATGGTAAGAATGATCTCTTTCCAGGTAGCTCTTTTTACGCTTTTATTTTTGATCACACAACAGAGTTTCTTTGCATGGGTTATCCTATTTGATTTCTTTATGAGAGCATTACGTCTCTCAAATTTCAGTTTATTTCAGATCATTGGTAAATTTGTACTCAAAGGATGGGGTGTTGCACCTAAACTTTGTGATGAATCACCCAAAAGATTCGCTCTGTATCTGGGACTCGTCACTTCGTTAATTATTGTTGTATTTTATTTTGCTGGTTTTATACTATTTGCTACAGTGGTAGCGGTTATTTTATTAATTTGTGCATTACTTGAGACAGTATTCGATTTTTGTATAGGATGTAAGCTATACTACGCAATACAAATCGGTAAAGGTCTTTTAGGAAATGATAGGAATATCCAGTAA
- a CDS encoding RrF2 family transcriptional regulator, with protein sequence MIGISSKTIYAIAALQELDSIPDDKVLKIKEIAANASIPQNFLEQILLELKKQGLLTSIKGAHGGYKLAKSLKDITLKDVVLILESDIFADNYQTDSQALKFFWDDIKQKVSAVFEIPLSELKNYQLKANQILNYSI encoded by the coding sequence ATGATAGGAATATCCAGTAAAACAATTTATGCTATCGCTGCACTTCAGGAGTTAGATTCTATTCCGGATGATAAAGTTCTGAAGATAAAAGAGATAGCAGCCAATGCATCCATCCCACAAAACTTTTTGGAACAAATACTTTTAGAACTTAAAAAGCAGGGTCTTCTTACCAGCATCAAAGGTGCACATGGCGGATACAAACTCGCAAAAAGCCTTAAAGATATCACGCTTAAAGATGTGGTACTTATCTTGGAGTCAGATATATTTGCTGATAACTATCAGACAGATAGTCAAGCTCTAAAATTCTTTTGGGATGATATTAAACAAAAAGTCTCAGCGGTTTTCGAGATCCCGTTGTCGGAACTGAAGAACTATCAACTTAAAGCCAACCAGATACTTAATTATTCAATATAG